In Nitrospirota bacterium, a single genomic region encodes these proteins:
- a CDS encoding DUF86 domain-containing protein, with protein sequence MADDVVLNKAAGIERCLRRVLEEYAGDKSNLFANQTKQDAIILNLQRACETAIDLAMYVISQRRLGVPQESRDAFSLLQKAGIPPADLAARMQRMVGFRNIAVHEYASLNLDVVHAIITKQLDDFRKFSSTVVKLFA encoded by the coding sequence ATGGCTGACGACGTCGTCTTGAACAAAGCGGCCGGCATCGAGCGCTGTCTTCGGCGCGTCCTGGAGGAATACGCTGGAGACAAGAGTAACCTTTTCGCCAATCAGACCAAACAAGACGCCATCATCCTGAACCTGCAACGGGCATGTGAGACGGCCATCGATCTGGCTATGTATGTGATCAGTCAACGGCGGCTTGGAGTGCCGCAAGAAAGCCGTGATGCTTTCAGCCTTTTGCAAAAGGCGGGAATCCCGCCGGCCGATCTCGCGGCCCGGATGCAACGAATGGTCGGGTTTCGCAACATCGCCGTTCACGAATATGCCAGCCTGAACTTGGATGTGGTCCACGCCATCATCACCAAGCAGTTGGACGATTTCCGTAAGTTCTCCTCGACGGTTGTGAAATTGTTCGCCTAA
- a CDS encoding DUF3365 domain-containing protein codes for MRRRIGVKTGVLALLLAVGVAIPMALAAEFSRDAAARYILATVKAFRTVYVQQVIGQASKSGVKPNENWTKDDHAIMLPAQFVKAAGAELKDFELGLIGLTPIYKSNLPKTKAEEDALKKMLADPKVTVLTFEDGNQFKGLAADFAIVDSCVACHNAHPSSPKRDFKKGDLMGAIVVRFNK; via the coding sequence ATGAGGCGGAGGATCGGGGTCAAGACGGGTGTCCTTGCTCTTCTCTTGGCAGTGGGAGTGGCGATTCCGATGGCGTTGGCCGCCGAGTTTTCACGGGACGCGGCGGCGCGGTACATTTTGGCGACGGTCAAGGCCTTCCGCACGGTCTATGTGCAACAAGTCATCGGGCAGGCCTCCAAATCCGGCGTCAAGCCGAATGAGAATTGGACCAAAGACGACCACGCGATCATGTTGCCGGCCCAATTCGTCAAGGCCGCAGGCGCCGAATTGAAAGACTTCGAGCTGGGGCTGATCGGATTGACGCCGATCTACAAGTCCAATCTGCCGAAGACCAAAGCCGAGGAAGACGCGCTGAAGAAGATGCTGGCCGACCCCAAGGTGACGGTCCTGACCTTTGAAGACGGGAACCAATTCAAGGGCCTGGCCGCAGATTTCGCGATCGTGGATTCCTGCGTTGCCTGTCACAACGCGCACCCCAGTAGCCCGAAGCGTGACTTCAAGAAGGGCGACCTGATGGGCGCTATCGTCGTGAGGTTCAACAAATAG
- a CDS encoding DUF1566 domain-containing protein: MRTQDLIAFRRRAVIALGALVALGMIDATVPPAPRSAEDMQSARFRILAEFQDEAVLDQETQLIWERTPSSTGTAWATAPTHCALTSTGGRRGWRLPSFLELMTLVQPSAHGVAAMPTLPADHPFHGVKASAYWTSTPLPDDPQRAYAVDFRAGDLAPHRKNQSHLPWCVRGGIAGSPVRNPAGPRPETVSSGPDLG; the protein is encoded by the coding sequence ATGAGAACGCAAGACCTGATCGCCTTTCGGCGCAGAGCGGTGATCGCACTGGGAGCGCTTGTCGCCCTGGGCATGATTGATGCCACCGTGCCGCCGGCGCCGCGATCGGCCGAGGACATGCAGTCCGCCAGATTCCGGATCTTGGCTGAATTCCAGGACGAAGCCGTGCTCGATCAGGAAACCCAATTGATCTGGGAGCGTACCCCGAGTTCCACCGGCACGGCGTGGGCCACCGCGCCGACGCACTGCGCGCTCACATCAACCGGCGGTCGCCGGGGCTGGCGGCTGCCATCGTTCTTAGAGCTGATGACGCTGGTGCAACCCTCGGCGCACGGCGTTGCCGCTATGCCCACCTTGCCCGCAGATCATCCGTTCCATGGGGTGAAAGCCTCAGCCTACTGGACGAGCACCCCACTCCCCGACGACCCTCAACGGGCCTATGCCGTGGATTTCCGGGCCGGCGATTTGGCCCCGCATCGCAAAAATCAATCGCACCTCCCCTGGTGTGTGCGTGGCGGGATCGCCGGTTCTCCGGTCCGAAACCCAGCCGGTCCCCGTCCGGAAACCGTGTCGTCCGGCCCCGACCTCGGATAA
- a CDS encoding heme-binding protein, whose product MKTFAFVVGLMLGFVQAAGADEPPREAVLPVAQADKAVHAALEKCTKDGYKVSVAVVDRAGVLRALMRGDGAGPHTVSSSSKKAFTAASLRRPTSELADLAAKMPALQGLREMDDRILILGGGLPIEIGGEVVGGIGVGGAPGAHLDDACAQAGLDAIGAAPKAPSPKP is encoded by the coding sequence ATGAAAACATTCGCGTTTGTCGTGGGCCTCATGCTCGGATTCGTCCAGGCCGCGGGGGCGGACGAGCCGCCGCGAGAGGCGGTGTTGCCGGTCGCGCAGGCGGACAAGGCCGTTCATGCGGCCTTGGAGAAATGCACGAAGGACGGGTACAAGGTCAGCGTCGCGGTGGTGGACCGGGCCGGGGTGCTGCGCGCGCTCATGCGTGGGGATGGCGCGGGGCCGCATACCGTCAGCAGCAGCTCGAAGAAGGCCTTCACAGCGGCGAGCCTGCGGCGGCCGACCAGCGAGTTGGCCGACCTGGCGGCCAAGATGCCGGCGCTGCAAGGCCTGCGCGAGATGGATGACAGGATATTAATTCTAGGCGGCGGTTTGCCGATCGAGATCGGCGGTGAAGTGGTCGGCGGGATCGGGGTCGGCGGCGCCCCCGGGGCCCACCTGGACGACGCCTGCGCGCAGGCCGGATTGGACGCGATCGGCGCGGCGCCAAAAGCGCCGTCGCCCAAGCCGTGA
- a CDS encoding nucleotidyltransferase domain-containing protein: MKDQALVDYIKKAVPGLIALYRFGSRGKDGARPDSDVDLAVLDREPLPDVRRFELAQELAAQLHRDVDLVDLCKASTVMRMQVLSTGSCLEAPDDLARRQFEMYAYADYARLNEERREIVKGIAERGLVYG; encoded by the coding sequence ATGAAGGATCAGGCGCTCGTTGACTATATCAAAAAGGCCGTTCCTGGTCTCATCGCCCTGTACCGCTTCGGCTCCCGGGGCAAGGACGGCGCGCGCCCGGACAGCGACGTCGATCTCGCCGTGCTGGATCGCGAGCCGCTTCCGGACGTCCGCCGGTTCGAGCTCGCACAGGAGTTGGCTGCGCAACTGCATCGAGACGTCGACCTCGTGGATCTGTGCAAGGCCTCGACAGTGATGCGGATGCAGGTGCTGTCGACCGGTTCCTGTCTGGAGGCGCCGGATGATTTGGCGCGCCGGCAATTTGAAATGTATGCCTATGCGGACTATGCGCGCCTCAATGAAGAACGGCGGGAGATCGTCAAAGGGATCGCCGAGCGGGGATTGGTCTATGGCTGA